From Penicillium psychrofluorescens genome assembly, chromosome: 1, one genomic window encodes:
- a CDS encoding uncharacterized protein (ID:PFLUO_000574-T1.cds;~source:funannotate) → MADDEARAKAEKLAAAKKRVAALQKQKKKANKKTAGAEAPKDAETAEDITTTAAETETEPPAEPEETPHDEQAADATIPEHPEDEAAIQDTPEPSPESAAEPMPPAPTSPDPEAEPQAARFDTPRAGHGRQPSLSIQSKMRSSSFRKTSVSQGTTSPSPSSALKSPSQTLPPLTGDSAHEVFRKQSTRIEELEKDNKRLEKDLTDATSRWRKTEDQLEDMREASVDDAELREKLKKAEDKAAEIESLKAEIASLQRQNSQLQTRSHRNNANVPVPGTSESPPADLVRQLESKSSTIEAMELEISNLRAQLTSQSSSNSAHETQLAALEDKASQGQAALERAQRELADTKAALTRASEKAVKEGVDKTSTETLIKTLQREIEELKNEKGEADKKIDTLDKKLQALGNLHKESETRHQVRLRESEKSDKEIAIMRKKLASIENENLRLREERDRIRKRDATGADDEALDELEDEERQRLERRIRELEGEVFDLRRGVWEEKRHELATHADYADEGLDSAGPVDAGANAFDDVDLVGGRPDHARRRSMAMQQQQWNQQQHSSFSTVLSSGFAAFTGGSNNNNRARASSSNPPYPQGTRGSLELLSEENFEDEFDETAFARAQAEEEARKRVEWMRELKKKLRDWNGWRLDLVDSRAGAEGAGVGMGEIFQV, encoded by the exons ATGGCTGACGACGAGGCGCGTgccaaggctgagaagctGGCCGCGGCCAAGAAGAGG GTTGCAGCCCtccagaaacagaagaagaaggccaatAAGAAGACTGCTGGTGCAGAGGCCCCTAAGGATGCTGAAACGGCAGAAGacatcaccaccacagcagcagaaacagaaacagaaCCCCCCGCGGAACCGGAAGAGACGCCGCATGACGAGCAGGCTGCAGACGCGACGATCCCCGAGCacccagaagatgaagcagcGATACAGGATACTCCTGAGCCGTCTCCCGAGTCCGCCGCTGAACCCATGCCTCCGGCTCCGACTTCTCCTGACCCCGAGGCGGAGCCGCAAGCCGCACGATTCGATACACCACGGGCAGGCCACGGCCGACAACCGTCGCTATCAATCCAGTCAAAGATGCGTTCATCGTCATTCCGCAAGACCTCGGTCTCACAAGGGACCACTTCTCCGTCCCCCTCTTCGGCGCTCAAGTCTCCCTCCCAAACACTGCCGCCTCTGACCGGCGACTCCGCACATGAAGTGTTTCGCAAACAATCTACTCGgatcgaggagctggagaaggatAATAAGCGTCTAGAAAAAGACCTTACGGATGCTACGTCGCGTTGGCGGAAGACGGAGGATCAGCTTGAGGACATGAGAGAGGCTAGTGTTGATGACGCCGAGCTACGGGAGAAattgaagaaggccgaagatAAGGCTGCAGAGATTGAGTCTTTG AAAGCCGAGATTGCTTCGCTGCAGCGGCAGAACTCTCAGCTTCAGACGCGGTCACACCGGAACAATGCCAACGTTCCTGTTCCCGGGACATCGGAGTCACCACCGGCAGATTTGGTCCGTCAGCTGGAATCCAAGTCGTCTACCATTGAAGCTATGGAACTGGAGATCTCGAATCTGCGGGCACAACTCACCTCGCAGTCGTCCTCCAACAGTGCACACGAGACTCAActcgccgcgctggaggACAAAGCTTCTCAGGGACAAGCGGCGCTCGAACGCGCCCAGCGCGAGCTAGCCGACACCAAGGCAGCGCTCACTCGCGCGTCCGAAAAAGCCGTCAAAGAAGGCGTCGACAAGACCTCCACCGAAACGCTGATCAAGACCTTGCAGCGCGAAATCGAGGAACTCAAGAACGAGAAAGGCGAGGCAGACAAGAAAATCGACACCCTCGACAAAAAGCTGCAAGCGCTCGGCAACCTGCACAAGGAATCCGAGACTCGACACCAAGTGCGGCTCCGCGAGAGCGAGAAATCCGACAAAGAAATCGCCATCATGCGCAAGAAACTCGCCAGCATCGAGAACGAGAACCTCCGTCTGCGCGAAGAGCGAGACCGGATCCGAAAACGGGATGCCACCGGTGCAGATGACGAGGCtctcgacgagctcgaagacgaggaacGCCAGCGCCTTGAACGCCGCATCCGCGAGCTGGAAGGCGAGGTCTTTgatctccgccgcggcgtCTGGGAAGAGAAGCGCCACGAGCTAGCCACTCACGCAGACTACGCAGACGAGGGACTCGACTCCGCCGGCCCCGTCGATGCAGGCGCCAACGCCTTCGACGACGttgatctcgtcggcggTCGGCCGGACCATGCTCGTCGCCGAAGCATGGccatgcagcaacagcaatggAACCAGCAACAGCACTCCTCTTTCTCGACTGTGCTCTCTAGCGGCTTCGCTGCCTTCACGGGGGGATCTAATAATAACAACCGTGCCCGTGCCTCTTCGTCCAACCCGCCTTATCCGCAGGGTACGCGCGGGagcctcgagctcctctCCGAGGAGAACTTCGAGGATGAATTCGACGAAACGGCCTTTGCGCGCGCgcaggccgaggaagaggcccGTAAACGGGTTGAGTGGAtgcgcgagctgaagaagaagctaCGCGATTGGAATGGCTGGCGCTTGGATCTGGTTGATAGCCGCGCTGGCGCGGAGGGTGCTGGCGTGGGGATGGGCGAGATCTTTCAAGTTTGA
- a CDS encoding uncharacterized protein (ID:PFLUO_000577-T1.cds;~source:funannotate) encodes MDEYTPEALVNRDEPVPALNIKSKAERTKSPSLQDRLFTKILQQVAPSDDDEDGTSLSGDAALTTSPERPSFSLPVMSNNFRRFNARIGVVFLFQTRVERLLSWKQPTHTLSLLFVYSFICLDPHLLLILPLAVLLLSIMVPAFITRHPPPPTTSTSSTTPYYSYDGPALAPARTIKPAPETSKDFFRNMRDLQNSMADFSDVHDALIAVLAPLTDFSNEKLSSAVFLSFTIATALLFMTAHLVPLRWIMLAGGNAALLSNHPSIRQFFVDLIRDVSGGSTDLDAPPTENKENMTSSVAIANMEQLADILLDTDAEEREVEIFELQHRASGGSERGWENFLFSPQPYDPLSPARIAGDRPRGCRFFEDVNAPSGWMWKSKKWELDLDCREWVVERLITGVGFEIPGVTAEGNAIFDEIGGWVWDLPASADGPEDSDITALTYGDLQPESTTSARAKSSSTDSPTKDKGKSTTRDWEEAATASYGVGEWRRRRWVRVVQRVSVPVKGPGHVTYSTLERN; translated from the exons ATGGATGAATACACCCCCGAGGCTCTGGTCAACCGCGACGAGCCGGTGCCCGCGCTCAacatcaagtccaaggctGAGCGTACAAAGTCGCCGTCGCTGCAAGACCGGTTATTTACCAA GATCCTGCAACAAGTCGCCCCAtctgatgatgacgaggatggaACAAGCCTCTCGGGCGACGCGGCCCTCACGACGTCCCCCGAGCGGCCGTCCTTTAGTCTGCCCGTGATGTCCAACAACTTCCGTCGCTTCAATGCCAG AATCGGTGTCGTGTTCTTGTTCCAGACCCGAGTTGAGCGGCTGCTGAGCTGGAAGCAACCAACCCACACGCTATCGTTGCTCTTCGTCTATTCATTCATCTGTCTGGATCCACACCTACTCCTGATACTACCTCttgcggtgctgctgctATCTATCATGGTTCCGGCATTCATAACCCGccacccccctcccccgaCCACATCTACATCCAGCACCACACCATACTATTCCTACGACGGACCCGCGCTAGCGCCGGCGAGAACGATCAAACCCGCCCCGGAGACTTCCAAGGATTTCTTCCGGAACATGCGAGACCTGCAAAACTCCATGGCTGACTTCTCGGACGTCCACGATGCCCTCATCGCTGTGCTGGCGCCGCTGACGGACTTCTCGAACGAGAAATTATCGTCGGCCGTGTTTCTGTCGTTCACCATTGCCACCGCGCTGCTGTTTATGACGGCGCATCTAGTACCGCTGCGCTGGATCATGCTGGCTGGCGGCAATGCGGCACTCTTGTCAAACCACCCATCGATCCGTCAATTTTTCGTGGATTTGATCCGCGACGTGAGCGGAGGCTCCACAGATCTGGATGCGCCTCCGACCGAAAATAAAGAAAACATGACTAGCTCAGTAGCAATTGCAAATATGGAGCAATTGGCAGACATTTTGTTGGACACGGACGCGGAGGAACGTGAAGTGGAGATCTTCGAACTCCAGCATCGAGCCTCTGGAGGCTCGGAACGAGGATGGGAGAATTTCCTGTTCAGCCCTCAACCCTACGACCCTCTTTCCCCGGCGCGGATTGCCGGCGACCGACCCCGAGGCTGTCGATTTTTTGAGGATGTCAATGCCCCTTCGGGATGGATGTGGAAGAGCAAAAAATGGGAGCTCGACCTGGACTGTCGCgagtgggtggtggagcgACTGATCACAGGCGTTGGCTTTGAGATCCCCGGCGTAACTGCGGAAGGCAATGCCATCTTTGACGAGATCGGTGGCTGGGTTTGGGATCTACCCGCGAGCGCTGATGGTCCTGAGGACAGTGATATTACCGCTCTCACCTATGGAGATCTGCAGCCGGAGTCAACGACCTCGGCAAGGGCCAAGTCTAGTTCCACCGATTCTCCGACCAAGGATAAGGGCAAATCTACTACTCGCGACTGGGAAGAAGCCGCTACGGCATCCTATGGCGTGGGCGAatggcggcgccgccgctgggTTCGGGTGGTGCAGCGCGTGAGTGTCCCAGTAAAGGGTCCAGGCCATGTCACCTACTCGACTCTCGAGCGCAATTGA
- a CDS encoding uncharacterized protein (ID:PFLUO_000578-T1.cds;~source:funannotate) — protein sequence MGKLLQKKKSRSGLSKSRPKDNRLKSGNKKINVLGNAIIAENWDNNLTLTQNYRRLGLMHKLNAPTGGKERLPGQGEAADSSLHIKGSAKAAAHVGLGETRVERDPETGKILRVIKDDDDEIEVAGHKRRRANPLNDPLNDLSDNDDILPDVSNSAIVQQLERQADVEDKKVTAKKPRHQSERESGWILQLIEKHGDNLAAMARDRKLNPMQQSEGDLRRRINKWKKSQA from the exons ATGGGCAAACTTctgcagaaaaagaaaagccGGTCGGGCTTGTCCAAGTCTCGGCCGAAGGATAATCGTCTGAAGAGtggcaacaagaagatcaatgtGTTGGGCAACGCCATCATCGCTGAAAATTG GGACAATAACTTGACTCTGACCCAGAACTATCGCCGCCTGGGCCTCATGCACAAACTCAATGCACCAACCGGTGGCAAAGAGCGACTCcccggccaaggcgaagCCGCCGATAGCTCCCTCCACATCAAGGGCAGCGCCAAAGCTGCTGCGCACGTCGGACTGGGTGAGACGCGCGTGGAGCGTGATCCAGAGACAGGCAAGATCCTGCGCGTGATcaaagacgacgacgacgagatcgaaGTGGCGGGCCACAAGCGGCGCCGCGCGAACCCACTCAACGACCCTCTGAACGATCTCTCCGACAACGACGATATTCTCCCAGATGTCTCAAACTCGGCTATTGTGCAGCAGCTGGAGCGCCAGGCTGATGTGGAGGACAAGAAGGTTACGGCTAAGAAGCCGCGGCATCAGAGCGAGCGGGAGTCCGGGTGGATTCTGCAGTTGATTGAGAAGCATGGTGATAATCTTGCCGCGATGGCGAGGGACCGCAAGCTGAATCCCATGCAGCAGTCAGAGGGGGATCTGCGGAGGAGAATCAAtaagtggaagaagagccagGCATGA
- a CDS encoding uncharacterized protein (ID:PFLUO_000576-T1.cds;~source:funannotate): protein MPAKPSQASGRGQTSKVQSHSSNPSRNDDSGSGVDAPARRRLQKAASTTFHSNASSNAESQSSQDAAGQRAGGMSKRRLSIREKIPQGPRPQESPRWSKPTGPYFHSENSSVDSTNNSTKNLNLRTASVGNVSSQSPPETTEFLAPINFDDFHNSIMAEPSLNHFPMPGNSGTGSENRGSSFSTNSTWTNNSYDSGSVSERTRASSRRKSEVSRLNSQNPIQNPGLSASSANARNRRQSFVQAAAGTATSSRGSRKSIGGGAFAPTNASARRASLSARKASTDTTRTDSTNNLLLPRAQQSDLNDGSKVPTSIRSLKAKSFQPGPREPRGNFLTTSGSASTPDHSRSSSTNAVRTPVRNASGAPGTPSSSSKRMSVMPSHATGLGARTISPTDARRMKRMSIAQPAPPMPNTPPTQTEPLPTRPLSSTMSPSFIPRKSVTPSSNRTTPDPNRKSYSSGLSVSSSTSYNSVRNSATLQPRLSQNFSSSRLPTPKPRVETTTNNNGEEVPPVPAIPKAYESPKGEFDPPFFPAPRKSSLPGDLGLVRSSREFDSDVPNLRGARRDENRTAKTPDARTRTSTVIGGRKGLQPLKLPPLNLLPLSTPMTTKIEALRDRDADERQTHTPSNQIISKTPTTPLTASRANLWPYRDDDDRVPFTQARSSTSHFALSSTSTAALRTASSTSAWDSLDTPLSARNISPYASYTLPKNSTELNHLRQHASGDYSNRTSQSTKLTGPRPQTQSSIVAPAPERRSQMSTPSEPESTAASSSSVRNQLHVTRVRSNSKTLKTADVNTDPAKYDNMPPPKLPASATWNNLSSVTSTSPSFKQSYLKPRRQPSISNVTNPAAARKASVSSDKSLVMEPTPSNESAESDNSQKRGASAYMSPVHKIISSARSKDAASPRSTDANADADVVVADEEMRKLGSKRKDFEKAARELDELRRKAGPKDRVSPAQALKMANLNIFERGEIIDYRDIFFCGTQNAKKHVGDLHSGAANFGYDDDRGDYNIVIGDHLAYRYEVVDVLGKGSFGQVVRCVDHKTGALVAVKIIRNKKRFHQQALIEVNLLQKLKEWDPHHRHSVVNFTQSFYFRGHLCISTELLGMNLYEFIKAHDFRGFSLKLIRRFTKQMLGSLVLLHAKKVIHCDMKPENILLVHPLNSEIRVIDFGSSCFENEKVYTYIQSRFYRSPEVILGMSYGMPIDMWSLGCILAELFTGYPIFPGENEQEQLACIMEVFGPPEKHLIEKSTRKKLFFDSLGKPRLTVSSKGRRRRPSSKELRQALKCDDDAFLDFIGRCLRWDPARRLSPHDALKHEFITGIKTIARPRMYAAANASPAKRGTTARPLPEPPGTSLKNGSVVRNRDASGTSPVKGSSGKRHSTISGLPTSTPAKRASNNPTTPGSGLPRASARSISGKADLATAAAATSLVSRGQ, encoded by the exons ATGCCGGCCAAACCGTCGCAGGCTTCGGGGAGGGGTCAGACTAGCAAAGTTCAATCCCACTCATCCAATCCGTCGAGAAACGATGACTCGGGATCCGGAG TAGACGCCCCGGCCCGCCGGCGCTTGCAAAAAGcggcctccaccaccttccaCTCCAACGCCTCGTCCAATGCAGAATCCCAGTCCTCCCAGGATGCGGCAGGTCAGCGTGCGGGGGGAATGAGTAAGAGACGATTGTCGATTCGGGAGAAAATTCCTCAGGGCCCGCGACCACAGGAGTCACCGCGGTGGAG CAAACCCACCGGCCCTTATTTCCATTCCGAAAACTCCTCCGTCGATTCCACGAACAATTCAACAAAAAACCTTAACCTCCGAACGGCGAGCGTGGGAAACGTGTCAAGCCAATCCCCACCGGAGACCACAGAGTTCCTAGCCCCAATCAACTTCGATGACTTCCACAacagcatcatggccgagcCCAGCTTGAACCATTTCCCCATGCCCGGAAATAGCGGGACGGGTTCTGAAAACCGCGGTTCGAGCTTCTCAACCAACAGCACCTGGACGAACAATAGCTACGACAGCGGTAGTGTTTCGGAGCGAACAAGAGCTTCCTCTCGTCGCAAGAGTGAAGTATCTCGTCTCAACTCCCAGAATCCGATCCAAAACCCGGGGCTATCGGCTTCATCTGCCAACGCCCGCAATCGCCGTCAGAGCTTTGtccaagcagcagcagggaCCGCTACGTCTTCACGGGGGTCACGAAAATCCATTGGCGGTGGTGCATTTGCGCCCACAAATGCGTCGGCCAGGCGCGCCAGCCTAAGTGCTCGCAAAGCTAGTACGGATACAACTCGGACAGACTCGACCAATAATTTGCTTCTTCCCCGGGCTCAGCAATCGGACTTAAATGATGGGTCCAAAGTTCCAACCTCCATTCGAAGTCTCAAAGCAAAGTCCTTCCAGCCCGGTCCCCGAGAGCCTCGGGGGAATTTCTTGACTACCTCTGGGTCTGCGTCGACCCCGGATCATTCACGCTCTTCTTCTACCAATGCTGTGCGAACACCCGTTCGGAATGCTTCCGGAGCACCTGGCACCCCCTCCTCATCGTCCAAGCGCATGTCTGTTATGCCATCGCATGCCACAGGGCTCGGCGCTCGCACCATCAGCCCTACAGATGCACGGCGGATGAAGCGAATGTCGATTGCACAGCCGGCTCCTCCAATGCCAAACACGCCTCCAACGCAGACTGAGCCTCTCCCAACCCGTCCGCTGTCATCAACTATGTCCCCGTCTTTCATCCCCAGGAAGAGCGTCACCCCTTCCTCCAACCGAACAACGCCAGACCCGAACCGCAAGTCTTACAGCTCCGGGCTTTCCGTTtcatccagcaccagctACAACTCGGTGCGGAACTCCGCGACGCTTCAACCACGGCTTTCACAAAATTTCTCCTCGTCTCGTCTGCCCACGCCCAAACCGCGTGTGGAAACGACAACGAACAATAATGGGGAAGAAGTTCCGCCAGTTCCAGCAATTCCCAAGGCTTACGAGTCTCCCAAAGGCGAATTCGAtcctcctttcttccctgcGCCAAGAAAGTCGAGCTTGCCCGGTGATCTTGGTCTGGTGAGGAGCTCTCGGGAATTCGACTCGGACGTGCCCAATTTGCGCGGTGCCCGTAGGGATGAGAACAGAACGGCAAAAACACCGGATGCCAGGACAAGAACATCCACTGTGATTGGCGGTAGAAAGGGCTTGCAACCGTTGAAGCTGCCGCCCCTGAACTTGCTTCCGTTGAGTACGCCGATGACGACCAAGATCGAGGCACTGAGAGACAGAGACGCGGATGAACGCCAGACGCATACGCCATCCAATCAAATTATCTCAAAGACTCCCACGACACCGTTGACCGCGTCTAGGGCCAATTTATGGCCTTACcgtgacgatgatgatcgtGTGCCTTTCACCCAAGCGCGGAGCAGCACTTCTCACTTCGCCCTGAGCTCCACCTCAACAGCGGCTCTGCGAACAGCTAGCAGCACTAGTGCATGGGACTCCCTTGACACTCCCCTAAGCGCTCGGAATATCTCTCCGTATGCCTCTTACACTTTGCCCAAGAATAGCACGGAACTCAACCACCTCCGTCAGCATGCTAGTGGCGATTATTCCAACCGGACATCACAGTCAACCAAATTGACCGGCCCACGCCCGCAAACCCAGTCTTCCATTGTCGCACCGGCCCCAGAACGACGCAGCCAGATGTCGACACCGTCGGAGCCGGAAAGCACCGCCGCCTCGAGTTCGTCTGTCCGGAACCAGCTCCATGTGACGCGGGTTCGCAGCAACTCGAAGACTCTGAAGACGGCTGATGTTAATACGGACCCCGCCAAGTACGACAACATGCCGCCGCCCAAGCTGCCCGCATCTGCAACCTGGAACAACCTGTCTTCAGTGACGTCAACCAGTCCCAGTTTCAAGCAGTCGTATCTCaagccgcggcggcagccttCAATCTCGAATGTAACCAACCCGGCGGCTGCGCGGAAGGCTAGCGTGAGTAGTGATAAAAGTCTTGTAATGGAACCAACTCCTTCAAATGAGTCCGCTGAAAGCGACAACTCGCAGAAGCGGGGCGCTAGCGCATATATGTCTCCAGTCCACAAGATCATCAGCTCCGCCCGGTCCAAGGATGCTGCCTCTCCTCGATCTACCGATGCCAATGCCGATGCTGATGTGGTAGtggccgacgaggaaatgAGAAAGCTCGGGTCCAAGCGAAAAGATTTCGAAAAGGCGGCACGGGAGTTGGACGAGTTGCGCCGCAAGGCCGGGCCAAAGGATCGTGTTAGTCCCGCACAGGCCTTGAAGATGGCGAACctcaacatcttcgagaGGGGCGAGATCATCGACTATCGAGATATCTTTTTCTGCGGGACACAGAATGCTAAAAAGCATGTCGGTGACCTGCACTCGGGTGCCGCAAACTTTGGCTACGACGATGACCGGGGAGACTACAACATCGTGATCGGTGATCATCTGGCCTACCGGTACGAGGTTGTCGATGTCTTGGGCAAGGGTAGCTTTGGGCAGGTCGTGCGATGTGTCGACCACAAGACTGGTGCTCTCGTTGCAGTGAAGATTATCCGGAACAAAAAGCGATTCCACCAGCAAGCATTGATTGAAGTCAATCTCTTGCAAAAACTCAAGGAATGGgatcctcatcatcgtcataGCGTGGTCAACTTCACGCAGAGCTTCTATTTCCGTGGCCATCTCTGTATCTCGACCGAACTTCTTGGCATGAACCTCTATGAGTTCATCAAAGCGCACGACTTCCGCGGCTTCTCGCTCAAACTGATTCGTCGTTTCACGAAGCAAATGCTCGGCAGTCTTGTGCTTTTGCatgcgaagaaggtgatcCACTGCGACATGAAGCCAGAGAACATTCTTCTCGTGCATCCGTTGAATTCGGAAATTCGGGTCATTGACTTTGGGTCCAGCTGCTTCGAAAATGAAAAGGTCTACACATACATTCAGAGTCGGTTTTACCGCTCACCAGAAGTCATTCTCGGGATGTCCTACGGCATGCCGATCGATATGTGGAGTCTGGGCTGTATTCTGGCTGAGTTGTTCACGGGTTATCCGATCTTCCCCGGAGAGAACGAGCAGGAGCAACTGGCCTGCATCATGGAAGTTTTTGGTCCTCCAGAGAAGCATCTGATTGAGAAGAGCACGCGAAAGAAGCTGTTTTTCGATTCCCTGGGCAAGCCACGCCTTACTGTCTCCTCCAAGgggcgaagacggcgccCCAGCTCCAAGGAACTCCGACAAGCCCTCAAGTGTGACGATGACGCCTTCCTCGACTTTATCGGCCGCTGTCTGCGCTGGGATCCTGCTCGTCGGCTCTCTCCCCATGACGCATTGAAGCACGAATTCATCACCGGCATCAAGACGATCGCCCGGCCTCGGATGTATGCTGCGGCGAACGCCTCGCCCGCCAAGCGAGGGACCACCGCAAGACCCCTTCCTGAGCCGCCCGGAACCAGTCTGAAGAACGGCAGTGTCGTGCGCAATCGTGATGCCTCGGGCACTTCCCCTGTCAAGGGCTCCAGCGGGAAGCGCCATTCAACCATCAGCGGTCTGCCAACGAGCACGCCTGCCAAGCGCGCCTCCAACAATCCTACGACGCCCGGGTCCGGGCTTCCTCGCGCCTCGGCGCGGAGTATCAGTGGGAAGGCAGATCTGGCaaccgcggcggcggcgaccagCCTGGTGAGTCGAGGCCAATAA
- a CDS encoding uncharacterized protein (ID:PFLUO_000575-T1.cds;~source:funannotate), protein MNGFNEKSLDGDAFGDQGSSSGGLKTFDAFPKTKASYTTASHRGGQWTVLILAVCTILSFTELRTWWRGTENHHFSVEKGISHDLQLNLDVVVNMPCDTLRVNIQDGAGDRVLADVLLRREDTSWMQWMQQRNYESHSGSHEYQSLSHEEDARLAAQEEDAHVRHVMGEVRRNPRKKFAKGPRIRRGDPIDACRIYGSLEGNKVQGDFHITARGHGYQEFAEHLDHNAFNFSHMITELSFGPHYPTLLNPLDKTIAEADSHYHKFQYFLSVVPTIYSKGKGALDAYTRAPGSAAARSNRNAIFTNQYAATSQSRAIPESPYMFPGIFFKYNIEPVLLLISEERGGFLALLIRLINTISGVLVTGGWLYQMSGWVGQFYGRRMRRQSEGVLTGKHYTD, encoded by the exons ATGAATGGCTTCAATGAGAAAAGCCTGGACGGGGATGCCTTCGGCGACCAGGGAAGCAGCAGTGGCGGGCTGAAGACCTTCGATGCCTTCC CCAAGACAAAAGCCTCCTACACCACAGCCAGCCACCGCGGCGGACAATGGaccgtcctcatcctcgccgtATGCACAATCCTCAGCTTCACGGAACTCCGGACCTGGTGGCGCGGCACCGAAAACCACCATTTCAGCGTTGAAAAAGGCATCTCGCACGACTTGCAACTGAACCTCGACGTCGTGGTCAACATGCCCTGCGACACGCTGCGCGTGAACATCCAAGACGGAGCGGGCGACCGCGTCCTCGCCGACGTCCTGCTCCGCCGCGAGGATACAAGCTGGATGCAGTGGATGCAGCAGCGCAACTACGAGTCTCACTCCGGCAGCCATGAGTACCAGTCGCTGAGccacgaggaggatgcgCGGCTCGCGGCTCAGGAGGAGGATGCACATGTGCGTCATGTCATGGGTGAGGTGCGCCGCAATCCCAGGAAGAAGTTTGCGAAGGGGCCGCGTATTCGACGGGGCGATCCTATTGACGCCTGTCGCATTTATGGGAGTTTGGAGGGGAATAAGGTGCAGGGGGATTTCCATATCACCGCCAGAGGGCACGGGTATCAAGAGTTTGCGGAGCATCTTGACCATAACG CATTCAATTTCTCGCACATGATCACAGAGCTCTCCTTCGGACCGCACTACCCAACACTCCTGAACCCACTCGATAAGACAATCGCCGAAGCAGACTCCCACTACCACAAGTTCCAGTACTTCCTCTCCGTCGTGCCAACAATCTACTCCAAGGGCAAAGGCGCACTAGACGCATACACACGAGCCCCCggctcggcggcggcgcgctcAAACCGCAATGCCATCTTCACGAACCAATACGCAGCCACCAGCCAGTCCAGAGCGATCCCCGAGAGCCCCTACATGTTTCCCGGGATCTTCTTCAAGTATAACATCGAGCCGgtcctgctgctgatcaGCGAGGAGCGAGGCGGGTTTTTGGCGCTGCTGATCCGTCTAATCAACACTATTTCCGGGGTGCTGGTTACTGGTGGCTGGCTTTATCAGATGAGTGGGTGGGTTGGGCAGTTTTatgggcggaggatgcggaggcAGTCGGAGGGTGTTCTGACGGGGAAGCATTATACGGATTAG